A window of the Tessaracoccus sp. MC1865 genome harbors these coding sequences:
- a CDS encoding YhcH/YjgK/YiaL family protein: MIIDTLDHRSRYADIPGLAQILDTIMGLDTDVEPGTIELADEIGAVNIFSYDAADPEVKTQFEAHRRFADVHVVLEGEETVKLAALDALTPATEFDEETDFGLHEGPTTVTVNLQPGWFVVAFPNDAHLPGVWTDGPSRVLKAVGKLRVA, from the coding sequence ATGATCATCGACACCCTCGACCACAGGTCGCGCTACGCGGACATTCCCGGATTGGCGCAGATCCTCGACACCATCATGGGCCTCGACACCGATGTCGAGCCCGGCACCATCGAGCTCGCCGACGAGATCGGCGCGGTCAACATCTTCTCGTATGACGCTGCCGACCCGGAGGTGAAGACCCAGTTCGAGGCGCACCGTCGCTTCGCCGACGTGCACGTGGTCCTCGAGGGCGAGGAGACCGTCAAGCTCGCGGCGCTCGACGCGCTGACCCCGGCGACCGAGTTCGACGAGGAGACCGATTTCGGACTCCACGAGGGCCCGACCACCGTCACCGTCAACCTGCAGCCGGGCTGGTTCGTCGTCGCGTTCCCCAACGACGCGCACCTCCCCGGTGTCTGGACCGACGGTCCCAGCCGCGTGCTGAAGGCCGTGGGCAAACTCCGCGTCGCCTGA